A region from the Pseudonocardia petroleophila genome encodes:
- a CDS encoding LCP family protein, protein MSRRHLGLALRGVAALVSLAVLATTGYGWSVYRQVSDTLVTSEALGDQAPAGLDSEFTALLVGIDSRTDASGDPLPPAVLAELRAGEDEGQFNTDTIILLHVPAGSVASASAVSIPRDSFVEVAGGLGRHKVNAAYRRGMAAAEDALTARGLTGPALERATREAGRRTLVDTVEALTGVTVDHFAEINLAGFVEITEAIGGVPVCLNNAVSEPRSGVDLPAGPQVVSGGDALAFVRQRHDLPDGDLDRVTRQQAFLAGLARTALGTGALADPARVEALVATVTRYVVLDRGWDLDRLVAQLRRASGGDIAFRTIPTGRPDLETPVDGVAVEVDPDAVRAFVTGLFDPETIRERLAAPLGDDAAAPTTVRGVPVPLTTQTPSPTTAPATTTERPITAATVPCVD, encoded by the coding sequence ATGAGCCGCCGTCATCTCGGACTCGCACTGCGCGGCGTCGCCGCGCTGGTGTCGCTGGCCGTCCTCGCCACCACCGGGTACGGCTGGTCGGTCTACCGGCAGGTGTCCGACACGCTCGTCACCAGCGAGGCCCTCGGCGACCAGGCCCCCGCCGGGCTGGACTCGGAGTTCACCGCACTGCTGGTGGGGATCGACTCCCGCACCGACGCGTCGGGCGACCCGCTGCCGCCCGCGGTCCTCGCCGAGCTGCGGGCCGGCGAGGACGAGGGCCAGTTCAACACCGACACGATCATCCTGCTGCACGTCCCGGCGGGCTCCGTCGCGAGCGCGTCCGCGGTGTCGATCCCGCGCGACTCCTTCGTCGAGGTCGCGGGCGGGCTGGGCCGGCACAAGGTCAACGCGGCGTACCGGCGCGGGATGGCCGCCGCCGAGGACGCGCTGACGGCGCGGGGGCTGACCGGCCCGGCCCTGGAGCGCGCCACCCGCGAAGCCGGGCGCCGCACGCTCGTCGACACCGTGGAGGCGCTCACCGGCGTCACCGTCGACCACTTCGCCGAGATCAACCTCGCCGGGTTCGTCGAGATCACCGAGGCGATCGGCGGAGTGCCCGTCTGCCTCAACAACGCCGTGAGCGAGCCGCGCTCGGGCGTCGACCTCCCGGCGGGCCCGCAGGTCGTCAGCGGGGGCGACGCCCTCGCGTTCGTCCGCCAGCGCCACGACCTGCCCGACGGCGACCTCGACCGCGTCACCCGCCAGCAGGCCTTCCTGGCCGGGCTCGCGCGCACGGCGCTCGGGACCGGCGCGCTGGCCGACCCGGCACGCGTCGAGGCGCTGGTCGCGACCGTGACCCGCTACGTGGTGCTCGACCGGGGCTGGGACCTCGACCGGCTCGTCGCCCAGCTCCGCCGCGCCTCCGGCGGCGACATCGCCTTCCGCACGATCCCCACCGGGCGGCCCGACCTGGAGACCCCCGTCGACGGGGTGGCCGTCGAGGTCGACCCCGACGCCGTCCGCGCGTTCGTGACCGGCCTGTTCGACCCGGAGACGATCCGCGAGCGGCTGGCCGCACCCCTCGGCGACGACGCCGCCGCCCCCACCACCGTGCGGGGTGTGCCGGTACCGCTGACGACGCAGACGCCCTCCCCCACGACCGCACCCGCGACGACCACCGAGCGCCCGATCACCGCCGCGACCGTGCCCTGCGTGGACTGA
- a CDS encoding ABC transporter substrate-binding protein, whose product MFRRRFLAVAAAALALTACSTVAEPAAPAAEGGLTPVKLQLQWFTQGQFAGYLAAVDQRFYEAKGLDVEILEGGVDIVPQTVLAQGQADFAIAWVPKALASREQGAGITNVAQVFQRSGTYQVSFADAGITSPADLRGKRVGNWGFGNEFELFAGMTAAGLAPASDVSLVQQQFDMQALLSGEIDAAQAMSYNEYAQVLEATNPATGALYQPSDFSVINWEDQGTAMLQDAIWANTERLADPAYQDTTTRFVAASLQGWAYCRDNVEECRDIVVAAGSTLGASHQLWQINEVNKLIWPAPAGAGTIDAAAWARTVEVARTAVNADGQTVITADPDADAYTNTYVEQALEQLRGEGVDVEGTSYTPTEVTLNAGGS is encoded by the coding sequence GTGTTCCGTCGAAGGTTCCTGGCGGTCGCCGCCGCCGCTCTCGCACTCACGGCCTGCTCGACCGTCGCCGAGCCGGCGGCGCCGGCCGCCGAGGGCGGGCTGACGCCGGTGAAGCTGCAGCTGCAGTGGTTCACCCAGGGGCAGTTCGCGGGCTACCTCGCCGCCGTCGACCAGCGCTTCTACGAGGCGAAGGGCCTCGACGTGGAGATCCTTGAGGGCGGGGTCGACATCGTCCCGCAGACCGTGCTCGCCCAGGGCCAGGCCGACTTCGCGATCGCCTGGGTGCCCAAGGCGCTCGCATCGCGGGAGCAGGGGGCCGGGATCACGAACGTCGCGCAGGTGTTCCAGCGCTCGGGCACCTACCAGGTGTCGTTCGCGGACGCGGGCATCACCTCGCCCGCCGACCTGCGCGGCAAGCGCGTCGGCAACTGGGGCTTCGGCAACGAGTTCGAGCTGTTCGCGGGCATGACCGCGGCCGGGCTCGCCCCGGCCTCCGACGTGAGCCTGGTGCAGCAGCAGTTCGACATGCAGGCCCTGCTCTCGGGCGAGATCGACGCCGCCCAGGCCATGTCCTACAACGAGTACGCGCAGGTCCTGGAGGCGACGAACCCGGCGACGGGCGCGCTCTACCAGCCATCGGACTTCTCGGTGATCAACTGGGAGGACCAGGGCACCGCGATGCTGCAGGACGCGATCTGGGCCAACACCGAGCGCCTCGCCGACCCCGCCTACCAGGACACGACGACGCGGTTCGTCGCCGCGTCGCTGCAGGGCTGGGCGTACTGCCGCGACAACGTCGAGGAGTGCCGCGACATCGTCGTGGCCGCCGGGTCGACGCTCGGCGCGAGCCACCAGCTGTGGCAGATCAACGAGGTCAACAAGCTGATCTGGCCTGCCCCCGCGGGCGCGGGCACGATCGACGCCGCCGCGTGGGCCCGCACCGTCGAGGTGGCCCGCACCGCGGTGAACGCCGACGGCCAGACCGTGATCACGGCCGACCCGGACGCCGACGCCTACACCAACACCTACGTCGAGCAGGCCCTGGAGCAGCTGCGGGGCGAGGGCGTCGACGTGGAGGGCACCTCGTACACGCCGACGGAGGTCACGCTCAACGCCGGCGGCAGCTGA
- a CDS encoding MFS transporter translates to MSLLDVSIVSVALPSIQRGLGTDPAGVQWVVSGYALAFGLALVPAGRLGDALGRRRMFLGALAAFVLFSGLAGAAPTTELLIVARLLQGLAAGALAPQNSALIQQLFRGAERGRAFGFFGATVGISTAVGPVVGGVILALAGEAEGWRWIFFVNLPIGVVALVLAARLIPRTDPGPREHIDLVGVALLGGGVLALMLPLVEAESGGLQRLWWLFPLGAALVTGFVLWERRVLRHGREPLLNLRLLTDTPGYATGATLGTVYFVGFSGIWLVLAVFFQSGLGYTPLQSGLAVTPFALGSAVSAVIGGRLVARLGRLLTVIGLSLVVTGLGATALVLLLVDPSVAGIAVSAPLLLAGVGGGWVISPNTTMTLRSVPVTMAGSAGGALQTGQRIGSALGTAGLAGLFYAVLAGSGQDQQAAVAAAIATAAAAVAAALAVAVVEWRRDRRSADGVGGPDPGAPDHVIAAHHH, encoded by the coding sequence ATGAGCCTGCTCGACGTGAGCATCGTGTCGGTGGCGCTGCCGTCGATCCAGCGCGGGCTGGGCACCGACCCGGCGGGCGTGCAGTGGGTCGTGTCGGGATACGCGCTCGCGTTCGGGCTGGCGCTCGTGCCGGCCGGGCGGCTCGGGGACGCGCTCGGCCGCCGTCGCATGTTCCTCGGGGCGCTCGCGGCGTTCGTGCTGTTCAGCGGCCTGGCCGGGGCCGCGCCCACCACGGAGCTGCTGATCGTCGCGCGGCTCCTGCAGGGCCTCGCGGCCGGTGCGCTGGCCCCGCAGAACTCCGCGCTGATCCAGCAGCTGTTCCGCGGGGCCGAGCGCGGGCGGGCGTTCGGGTTCTTCGGCGCCACCGTCGGCATCTCGACGGCGGTGGGGCCGGTCGTCGGCGGTGTGATCCTGGCGCTGGCCGGGGAGGCCGAGGGCTGGCGGTGGATCTTCTTCGTCAACCTGCCGATCGGGGTCGTCGCGCTCGTGCTCGCCGCCCGCCTCATCCCGCGGACCGACCCCGGGCCGCGCGAGCACATCGACCTCGTCGGCGTGGCCCTGCTCGGCGGCGGGGTGCTCGCCCTGATGCTGCCGCTGGTCGAGGCGGAGTCCGGGGGGCTGCAGCGGCTCTGGTGGCTGTTCCCGCTGGGGGCCGCGCTCGTCACCGGGTTCGTGCTGTGGGAGCGGCGGGTGCTGCGGCACGGCCGCGAGCCGCTGCTCAACCTGCGGCTGCTCACCGACACCCCGGGCTACGCCACCGGGGCGACGCTCGGCACCGTCTACTTCGTCGGGTTCAGCGGGATCTGGCTCGTGCTCGCCGTGTTCTTCCAGAGCGGGCTGGGCTACACGCCGCTGCAGTCCGGGCTCGCCGTCACGCCGTTCGCGCTCGGGTCGGCGGTGTCGGCGGTGATCGGCGGACGGCTCGTCGCCCGGCTGGGCCGGCTGCTGACGGTGATCGGGCTGAGCCTGGTCGTCACGGGGCTGGGGGCGACGGCGTTGGTGCTGCTGCTGGTCGACCCGTCGGTCGCCGGGATCGCGGTCTCCGCCCCGCTGCTGCTCGCGGGCGTCGGCGGCGGCTGGGTGATCTCCCCGAACACCACGATGACGCTGCGGTCGGTGCCCGTCACCATGGCCGGGTCGGCCGGGGGCGCGCTGCAGACCGGGCAGCGCATCGGCTCGGCCCTGGGCACCGCGGGGCTGGCCGGGCTGTTCTACGCCGTGCTCGCCGGGTCCGGGCAGGACCAGCAGGCGGCCGTGGCGGCGGCGATCGCCACGGCGGCGGCCGCGGTGGCCGCGGCGCTCGCGGTGGCGGTCGTGGAGTGGCGCCGCGACCGGCGCTCCGCCGACGGCGTCGGCGGGCCGGACCCGGGCGCCCCCGACCACGTGATCGCGGCCCACCACCACTGA
- a CDS encoding S9 family peptidase: MVDSFPRRQARTRRFTLGAPRGLTVSPDGRRVAFLRSRGGTDPVTCLWTLDAATGREHLVADARLLGEDGDLPPEERARRERSREQAGGIVGYSTDRAVAVAAFALAGQLHVADLAGGAPPRALPSPGGVIDPHPDPLGRRIAYVSGGALHVHDLASGSTTTVARPEGPDVTHGLADFVAAEEMGRMRGFWWSPDGDRLAVARVDSTPVQRWHIADPENPGRTPAVVAYPAAGTANAVVTLELVGLDGTRVPVQLGDDEYLVQVSWSVHGLLVTTAPRDQTALRTALVDPLGGTATPLHEQTDPAWVDIVPGVPAHTASGALVTVETREGAHRLVVDGVAVTPPAVQVREVVDVDEDVVLFRASTDPVSVGLWTWDRDGLVEVATAPGVHAGTRAGGTTVVTSGDLRSDGARTVVRSREDEFTITSFAEAPGLEPAVALFEVGERSLRTAVLLPSWHTPGTKLPVLMDPYGGPHAQRVTALRAAHLTSQWFADQGFAVVVVDGRGTPGRGPEFERAVHGDLATPVLEDQVDALHAVAASLPDLDLTRVGIRGWSFGGYLAALAVLRRPDVFHAAVAGAPVTDWGLYDTHYTERYLGHPAQHPDAYAHSSLIADAPSLSRPLLLVHGLADDNVVAAHTLRLSSALLAAGRPHTVLPLSGVTHMTPQEVVAENLLLLQVQFLRTALGLDPAAPTPQS; encoded by the coding sequence GTGGTCGACTCCTTCCCCCGCCGCCAGGCCCGCACCCGCCGCTTCACCCTCGGGGCCCCCCGCGGCCTGACCGTCTCCCCCGACGGCAGGCGCGTCGCGTTCCTGCGCAGCCGCGGCGGCACCGACCCCGTCACCTGCCTGTGGACGCTCGACGCCGCCACCGGCCGGGAGCACCTCGTCGCCGACGCGCGCCTGCTCGGCGAGGACGGCGACCTGCCGCCCGAGGAGCGGGCCCGGCGCGAGCGCAGCCGCGAGCAGGCCGGCGGGATCGTCGGCTACTCCACCGACCGGGCGGTCGCCGTCGCCGCGTTCGCCCTCGCCGGCCAGCTGCACGTCGCCGACCTCGCGGGCGGGGCCCCGCCGCGCGCGCTGCCCTCCCCCGGCGGGGTCATCGACCCGCACCCGGACCCGCTGGGCCGGCGCATCGCCTACGTCAGCGGCGGCGCCCTGCACGTCCACGACCTGGCGTCGGGGTCGACGACGACCGTCGCCCGGCCCGAGGGCCCGGACGTCACCCACGGCCTCGCCGACTTCGTCGCGGCCGAGGAGATGGGCCGGATGCGCGGGTTCTGGTGGTCCCCCGACGGCGACCGGCTCGCCGTCGCGCGCGTCGACAGCACCCCGGTGCAGCGCTGGCACATCGCCGACCCGGAGAACCCCGGCCGCACCCCGGCCGTCGTCGCCTACCCGGCGGCGGGCACGGCCAACGCGGTCGTGACGCTGGAGCTCGTCGGGCTCGACGGCACGCGCGTCCCGGTGCAGCTCGGCGACGACGAGTACCTCGTGCAGGTCTCCTGGAGCGTGCACGGGCTCCTCGTCACCACGGCGCCGCGCGACCAGACCGCGCTGCGGACCGCGCTCGTCGACCCGCTAGGGGGCACCGCGACCCCGCTGCACGAGCAGACCGACCCGGCGTGGGTCGACATCGTCCCCGGCGTGCCCGCGCACACCGCGTCCGGCGCGCTGGTCACCGTCGAGACCCGCGAGGGCGCGCACCGGCTCGTCGTCGACGGGGTGGCGGTGACCCCGCCCGCCGTGCAGGTCCGCGAGGTCGTCGACGTCGACGAGGACGTGGTGCTGTTCCGCGCGAGCACCGACCCGGTGTCGGTGGGCCTGTGGACGTGGGACCGCGACGGGCTCGTCGAGGTCGCGACGGCGCCCGGCGTGCATGCGGGGACCCGCGCCGGCGGCACGACCGTCGTCACGAGCGGTGACCTGAGGTCCGACGGGGCCCGCACCGTCGTCCGCAGCCGGGAGGACGAGTTCACGATCACCTCGTTCGCCGAGGCGCCCGGCCTGGAGCCGGCCGTCGCGCTGTTCGAGGTCGGCGAGCGCAGCCTGCGCACCGCGGTGCTCCTGCCCTCCTGGCACACGCCCGGCACGAAGCTGCCGGTCCTCATGGACCCCTACGGCGGCCCGCACGCCCAGCGCGTCACGGCGCTGCGCGCGGCCCACCTGACCAGCCAGTGGTTCGCCGACCAGGGCTTCGCCGTCGTCGTCGTCGACGGGCGGGGCACGCCGGGTCGCGGGCCGGAGTTCGAACGGGCCGTGCACGGCGACCTCGCGACGCCCGTGCTGGAGGACCAGGTCGACGCCCTGCACGCCGTCGCGGCGTCGCTGCCCGACCTCGACCTCACCCGCGTCGGCATCCGCGGCTGGTCCTTCGGCGGCTACCTCGCCGCGCTGGCGGTGCTGCGCCGCCCCGACGTCTTCCACGCGGCGGTCGCCGGGGCGCCGGTCACCGACTGGGGGCTCTACGACACCCACTACACCGAGCGCTACCTCGGCCACCCCGCCCAGCACCCCGACGCCTACGCGCACTCGTCGCTGATCGCCGACGCGCCGTCGCTCTCGCGCCCGCTGCTCCTGGTGCACGGCCTGGCCGACGACAACGTGGTGGCCGCGCACACGCTGCGGCTGTCCTCCGCGCTGCTGGCCGCGGGGCGGCCGCACACCGTGCTGCCGCTGTCCGGGGTCACCCACATGACCCCGCAGGAGGTCGTCGCCGAGAACCTGCTGCTCCTGCAGGTGCAGTTCCTCCGGACGGCGCTCGGGCTCGACCCGGCGGCCCCGACTCCGCAGAGCTGA
- a CDS encoding EfeM/EfeO family lipoprotein, translating into MPTARAPQVPAPARTSPASAAGRAAGPRVGAPPARSGVPAGGPPARPAAAPAGHPARPEPDPAAPARLPVPEIPAQRTRPPAPVRRRRRLRPALLAVAAVVAAGGATWGVLAVTAPEPVPAPVVGAPVVLVHAAALDEAALRYRDVVVAEADALRDRTAELVAAVRAGRVALAQDRYPLARAHWERIQVATEAVTGPDGEELGAAIDGQGVGLEPGEEFTGFHRLERDLWADGLQPDTRAIADRLLADVTALADGAPALQLTGHDLCTSAKELVDFAVVTALSGRENRFAGTDVADLAARVEGSRAAVEPLRPLLTDVDPALLAALDRRFADAADVLDRFRTGGTYRLWTDMSPADLKAVADVLDALGEPVSRVGGTVLV; encoded by the coding sequence GTGCCGACCGCCCGGGCACCGCAGGTCCCCGCCCCGGCGCGCACCTCCCCGGCGAGCGCCGCGGGTCGGGCCGCCGGACCGCGGGTCGGTGCCCCGCCCGCCCGGTCCGGGGTCCCGGCCGGCGGTCCCCCGGCCCGGCCGGCGGCGGCCCCCGCCGGGCACCCGGCCCGGCCCGAACCCGACCCCGCGGCCCCGGCCCGGCTCCCGGTCCCGGAGATCCCGGCCCAGCGCACCCGCCCGCCCGCGCCGGTGCGGCGCCGACGCCGGCTGCGGCCGGCGCTGCTCGCGGTGGCCGCGGTCGTGGCGGCCGGCGGCGCCACCTGGGGCGTGCTGGCGGTGACCGCGCCCGAGCCGGTGCCCGCCCCCGTCGTCGGGGCACCGGTCGTGCTGGTGCACGCGGCGGCGCTCGACGAGGCCGCGCTGCGCTACCGCGACGTGGTCGTGGCCGAGGCGGACGCGCTGCGCGACCGCACCGCCGAGCTCGTCGCCGCGGTGCGGGCCGGGCGGGTCGCGCTCGCCCAGGACCGCTACCCGCTCGCCCGCGCGCACTGGGAGCGGATCCAGGTCGCGACCGAGGCCGTCACCGGCCCTGACGGCGAGGAGCTCGGCGCCGCGATCGACGGTCAGGGCGTCGGGCTGGAGCCGGGCGAGGAGTTCACCGGGTTCCACCGCCTCGAGCGCGACCTGTGGGCCGACGGCCTGCAGCCCGACACCCGCGCGATCGCCGACCGGCTGCTCGCCGACGTCACCGCGCTCGCCGACGGCGCCCCCGCCCTGCAGCTGACCGGCCACGACCTGTGCACCAGCGCGAAGGAGCTCGTCGACTTCGCCGTGGTCACCGCGCTGTCCGGGCGGGAGAACCGGTTCGCCGGCACCGACGTCGCCGACCTCGCCGCGCGCGTCGAGGGGTCGCGGGCGGCGGTGGAGCCGCTGCGGCCGCTGCTCACCGACGTCGACCCGGCCCTGCTCGCCGCGCTCGACCGCCGCTTCGCCGACGCCGCCGACGTCCTGGACCGCTTCCGCACCGGCGGCACCTACCGCCTGTGGACCGACATGTCGCCCGCCGACCTCAAGGCCGTCGCCGACGTCCTCGACGCGCTCGGCGAACCGGTCAGCCGGGTGGGCGGGACGGTGCTCGTCTGA